From a single Collimonas pratensis genomic region:
- a CDS encoding SDR family oxidoreductase codes for MRLQGKRILLTAAGQGIGRATALMFAREGGQVLATDINPAALEETAALARAAGSSLVTRQLDVTDVAAVAALAQAEAPFDVLFNCAGYVHHGSILDCSEKDWEFSWNLNVSSMYRLIQALLPGMLAQGGGSIINMASAASSVKGVPNRFVYGTTKAAVIGLTKAVAADFVARGIRCNAICPGTVESPSLEARITEQAQLQGKPIAEIQAAFVARQPMGRVGKAEEIAALALYLASDESSFTTGAIHLIDGGWSN; via the coding sequence ATGAGATTGCAAGGAAAACGCATCCTGCTGACCGCTGCCGGCCAAGGCATAGGCCGTGCTACCGCGCTGATGTTTGCCCGCGAAGGCGGCCAGGTGCTGGCGACGGACATCAATCCCGCCGCCCTGGAAGAAACCGCAGCGCTGGCGCGCGCCGCCGGCAGCTCGCTTGTCACGCGGCAGCTGGATGTCACGGACGTCGCCGCCGTGGCTGCCTTGGCGCAAGCCGAGGCGCCGTTCGACGTGCTGTTCAACTGCGCCGGCTATGTCCACCATGGCAGCATTCTAGATTGCAGCGAGAAGGACTGGGAGTTTTCCTGGAATCTGAATGTGTCATCCATGTACCGCCTGATCCAGGCGCTGCTGCCGGGCATGCTGGCGCAGGGCGGCGGCTCCATCATCAACATGGCCTCCGCTGCCTCCAGCGTCAAGGGCGTGCCTAACCGCTTTGTCTATGGCACCACCAAAGCGGCCGTGATCGGCCTGACCAAGGCAGTCGCCGCCGATTTCGTCGCCCGCGGCATCCGCTGCAATGCGATCTGCCCGGGCACCGTCGAATCGCCCTCGCTGGAAGCGCGCATCACGGAGCAGGCTCAGCTGCAAGGCAAGCCAATCGCTGAAATCCAGGCGGCTTTTGTTGCCCGTCAGCCGATGGGACGGGTCGGCAAGGCAGAGGAAATCGCGGCGCTGGCGCTGTACCTGGCCTCCGACGAATCCTCTTTTACCACCGGCGCCATCCATCTGATCGATGGCGGCTGGTCAAACTAA
- a CDS encoding fumarylacetoacetate hydrolase family protein, whose translation MKLLRYGHKGQEKPGVLDAQGCVRDLSGVVTDIAGHWLTPPELDKLRALDLDSLPLVDGTPQQGLRLGPCVGAVGKFICIGLNYSDHAAESGMEVPKEPVVFNKWTSAICGPDDDVEIPRGSLKTDWEVELGIVIGTGGRYIEEADALKHVAGYCVINDVSERQYQLELGGTWDKGKGCDTFGPLGPWLVTADEVADPHALNLWLEVDGHRYQNGNTATMVFRVPTLVSYLSRFMSLQPGDVISTGTPPGVGLGQKPPVYLRAGQEMRLGIDGLGQQRQRTISL comes from the coding sequence ATGAAGTTGTTGAGATACGGCCACAAGGGCCAGGAAAAACCCGGCGTGCTCGATGCACAGGGGTGTGTGCGCGACTTGTCCGGCGTGGTGACGGATATCGCCGGCCATTGGCTGACGCCGCCGGAACTGGATAAATTGCGAGCCCTGGACCTGGACAGCCTGCCGCTGGTCGACGGCACGCCGCAGCAAGGTTTGCGGCTCGGCCCGTGCGTGGGTGCGGTCGGCAAGTTCATCTGCATCGGCTTGAATTATTCCGATCACGCCGCCGAATCGGGCATGGAAGTGCCCAAGGAACCGGTGGTGTTCAACAAGTGGACCAGCGCCATCTGCGGGCCGGACGACGATGTTGAAATCCCGCGTGGCTCGCTCAAGACCGACTGGGAAGTGGAACTGGGCATCGTGATCGGCACCGGCGGCCGTTACATCGAAGAAGCCGACGCCCTCAAGCATGTGGCCGGCTACTGTGTCATCAACGATGTCTCCGAACGCCAATACCAGCTGGAGCTGGGCGGCACCTGGGACAAGGGCAAGGGGTGCGATACCTTCGGCCCGCTCGGCCCATGGCTGGTGACGGCCGATGAAGTGGCCGACCCGCACGCGCTGAACCTGTGGCTGGAAGTGGATGGCCATCGCTATCAGAACGGCAATACCGCAACCATGGTGTTCCGCGTGCCGACGCTGGTTAGTTACCTGAGCCGTTTCATGAGCCTGCAGCCGGGCGATGTGATTTCCACCGGCACACCGCCAGGCGTCGGCCTTGGCCAGAAGCCGCCAGTCTATTTGCGCGCCGGCCAGGAAATGCGGCTGGGCATCGACGGCCTGGGCCAGCAGCGCCAGCGTACTATTTCACTTTGA
- a CDS encoding carbohydrate-binding protein: MKLKLIQGLVLSLACSAIVTGSAEASPLLAASAQAATTVACYAAWDASVAYTGGATVSYNGVNYKANWWTQGNNPSTNNGGSGTGQPWTIVDNCGGVITPPPPPPPPPPPPPGGGTTPAGFVFSPYKDGNINLNWNTYAMSTAVNGSAQTVLSAMPAKLTTLTWAFATGACGSENWGGVSASAFAAANVQAFVNAGKKYIVSTGGAAGSFTCTNDADFKKFIQTYYSANLVGIDFDIEAGQTTADINNLVLRVKNAQAAYPNLRFSFTVATLGGNVSPSLGYYGVQVMQSIQAYGLTNYTINLMAMDYGSPAGGNCMLNSSGGCDMGASAVQSAINLHNQNGVPYKQIEVTPMIGGNDSANETFSIADVATLVNFAQQNGLAGIHYWSFDRDRDCAPGSASPTCNTYGTAGTLGFTNAFISRLGL, encoded by the coding sequence TTGAAACTGAAACTCATACAGGGCCTCGTGCTTAGCCTGGCATGCAGCGCCATCGTGACCGGCAGCGCCGAGGCCAGCCCCTTGCTGGCAGCCAGCGCGCAAGCCGCCACCACGGTTGCCTGCTATGCTGCGTGGGACGCCAGCGTGGCGTACACCGGCGGCGCGACCGTCAGCTACAACGGCGTCAACTACAAAGCCAACTGGTGGACCCAAGGGAACAACCCTTCGACCAACAACGGCGGCTCGGGCACCGGCCAGCCATGGACCATCGTCGACAACTGCGGCGGCGTCATTACCCCACCGCCTCCGCCGCCACCACCACCGCCTCCTCCTCCAGGCGGCGGCACCACACCGGCCGGCTTCGTTTTCAGTCCGTACAAAGATGGCAACATCAACCTGAACTGGAATACCTATGCCATGAGCACCGCCGTCAACGGCAGCGCGCAAACCGTGCTGAGCGCCATGCCAGCCAAGCTCACTACCCTGACCTGGGCCTTTGCGACCGGCGCCTGCGGTAGCGAAAACTGGGGCGGCGTCTCGGCATCGGCCTTCGCGGCAGCCAATGTGCAAGCCTTCGTCAACGCCGGCAAGAAGTACATCGTTTCCACCGGCGGCGCGGCAGGTTCCTTCACTTGCACCAACGATGCTGACTTCAAGAAATTCATCCAGACCTACTATTCGGCCAACCTGGTCGGCATCGATTTCGATATCGAAGCCGGCCAGACCACGGCAGATATCAACAACCTGGTGCTGCGCGTGAAAAACGCACAAGCCGCTTACCCCAACCTGCGCTTCAGTTTCACGGTGGCGACGCTGGGCGGCAATGTTTCGCCTAGCCTCGGCTACTATGGCGTGCAAGTGATGCAGTCGATCCAGGCTTACGGCCTGACCAACTACACCATCAACCTGATGGCAATGGACTACGGCAGCCCGGCCGGCGGCAACTGCATGCTCAACAGCAGCGGCGGCTGCGACATGGGAGCGTCAGCGGTGCAATCGGCCATCAATCTGCATAACCAGAACGGCGTGCCGTACAAGCAGATTGAAGTGACGCCTATGATAGGCGGTAACGATTCGGCCAATGAAACCTTCTCCATCGCCGATGTCGCAACGCTGGTCAACTTTGCGCAGCAGAACGGCCTGGCCGGTATCCATTACTGGTCCTTCGACCGCGACCGCGATTGCGCCCCGGGTTCGGCTTCGCCGACCTGCAATACCTATGGCACTGCGGGCACCCTGGGCTTTACCAACGCCTTCATCTCGCGCCTGGGACTGTAA
- a CDS encoding glycoside hydrolase family 18 protein, which translates to MMKLMRLSMLLAALLPAVAMAAPYKVVAYYLPSQQRQYSAADIDASKMTHLNYAFALIKDGEIAPDQSSGTDQSARDYIVLRGLKSRAPKLKTLISVGGWAGSKEFSDVALTPQSRRKFADSVVAFLRNNGFDGVDIDWEFPVAGGDAANIMRPEDKQNYTLLLQALRERLDSAGKQEHRSYLLTAAIGNNQGFFQNTEMAKVAAILDWVNIMTYDFSGSWSKFAGHVAPLYNDPVLARPDANPKFNVSSTVEMALQAGIPARKLVLGMPFYGYSWKQCAPQQHGQHQDCNGKGRGGVEPGELDFADISATLVNRNGFTRYWNDAAKVPYLFNPDTGEFVSYDDVESLDYKIRYLKQMGLGGAMFWQLSADRNAVLLDKVAAELLPSK; encoded by the coding sequence ATGATGAAACTGATGCGCTTATCGATGCTGCTGGCAGCGTTGTTGCCTGCGGTGGCCATGGCAGCGCCCTACAAGGTCGTTGCCTACTATCTGCCGTCGCAGCAGCGCCAGTATTCGGCGGCGGATATCGACGCCAGCAAGATGACCCACCTGAATTATGCATTCGCGCTGATCAAGGATGGCGAGATCGCTCCCGACCAGTCCTCCGGCACTGACCAGAGCGCGCGCGATTACATCGTGCTGCGCGGCCTCAAAAGCCGTGCCCCCAAGCTGAAGACCCTGATCTCGGTGGGCGGCTGGGCCGGCTCCAAAGAGTTTTCGGATGTGGCGTTGACGCCGCAGTCGCGCCGCAAATTCGCCGACAGCGTCGTCGCCTTCCTGCGCAACAACGGTTTCGACGGCGTCGACATCGATTGGGAATTCCCGGTGGCCGGTGGCGACGCCGCCAACATCATGCGGCCGGAGGACAAGCAGAACTACACGCTGCTGCTGCAAGCGCTGCGCGAGCGCCTCGACAGCGCCGGCAAGCAGGAACACCGCAGCTACCTGCTGACTGCGGCGATCGGTAATAACCAGGGATTTTTCCAGAACACCGAAATGGCCAAGGTCGCTGCGATCCTCGACTGGGTCAACATCATGACCTACGATTTCAGCGGCTCATGGAGCAAGTTCGCCGGCCATGTGGCGCCTCTGTACAACGACCCGGTGCTGGCGCGGCCCGACGCCAACCCCAAGTTCAATGTCAGCAGCACGGTCGAGATGGCCCTGCAGGCCGGCATCCCGGCGCGCAAGCTGGTGCTGGGCATGCCGTTCTACGGCTACAGCTGGAAACAATGCGCTCCGCAACAGCACGGCCAGCATCAGGACTGCAACGGCAAGGGCCGCGGCGGCGTCGAGCCGGGCGAACTGGATTTCGCCGACATCAGCGCTACACTGGTCAATCGCAACGGTTTCACCCGCTATTGGAACGATGCGGCCAAAGTGCCATATCTGTTCAATCCGGACACCGGCGAATTTGTCAGCTACGACGACGTCGAGTCGCTGGATTATAAAATCAGATACCTGAAGCAGATGGGGCTGGGCGGCGCGATGTTCTGGCAATTGTCTGCCGATCGCAATGCAGTCTTGCTGGACAAGGTCGCGGCCGAATTGCTGCCGTCGAAATGA
- a CDS encoding M16 family metallopeptidase, giving the protein MHLFRKRPWSNRVLSCLLAAACSIGFTGITEAATALPAGVTQGPSAEGITEYQFANGFKVLLFPDASKPTVTVNMTYLVGSRFENYGETGMAHLLEHLMFKGTPDHPSIPKDFSQRGMSFNGTTNVDRTNYYEIFQAGDDNLKWAINMEADRMLHSFIARKDLDSEMTVVRNEYEQGENSPFGVLIKRLQGVAYDWHNYGKPTIGNRSDIENVKIENLQAFYRTYYQPDNAVLLIAGKFDPATTLAWVNQAFGKLPKPTRKMRDFWTVEPTQDGERSVTIRRQGDVQIVAVAYKIPSELHADTDALSYAGTILADTPNGRLHKSLVETGKATAVFNYEMTGYAPGLEIIAAVVKKGEPIEPVRQALIDGVEQFAKTPPTAEEMERVRLANANAFEKLLNDHQRVGVAMSSTIALGDWRLLFLGRDRSNKVTSAQVAAAAEHYFRRDNRTVGLFLPEDQPLRADVPAAPSVAEVLKEYKPAQAIADGEVFDPSQANIDARTQRSQIGGLKVALLPKKTRGETVSVNLDLKWGDEKSLFGKKTASELADAMLMRGTTTLTREQLADEFSKLKISGGLTQFQTTRANLPAALKLVASVLKQPRFDATEFERLRKEALVGLEAARNEPNTLAAEAIAEHFNLYPQGHWLAAQSTAQQIASIQAAKLADVTAFHHDFYGASQGELAIVGDFDVAAVTKVVQDEFGGWKSAAPYQRLIRHNFDVAPMQKVLNSPDKENGFYVARQNLDMRDDDADYPAMMVANYLFGGGSLKSRLMDRVRQKEGLSYGIGSSVDISAISRAARFSVQAIAAPQNLEKVDLAVKEELARVLKEGFSADELARAKSGILQENQRARSQDSALSAGWTRYLDLDRTFVWSKQIEDKISALTIEQVNDAFRKHIDPSKLSVVMARDEVKAKATTALAAKP; this is encoded by the coding sequence ATGCATTTATTCCGTAAGCGCCCCTGGTCAAACCGGGTGTTGTCCTGCTTGCTGGCCGCGGCCTGCAGCATCGGCTTCACCGGCATCACGGAAGCCGCCACCGCATTGCCGGCCGGCGTGACCCAAGGGCCGTCCGCCGAAGGCATCACCGAATACCAGTTTGCCAACGGCTTCAAAGTCCTGCTTTTCCCCGATGCCTCCAAGCCTACCGTCACCGTCAACATGACCTACCTGGTCGGCTCGCGTTTCGAGAACTACGGCGAAACCGGCATGGCGCATTTGCTGGAACACTTGATGTTCAAGGGTACGCCGGACCACCCTTCGATTCCCAAGGATTTCAGCCAGCGCGGCATGTCGTTCAACGGCACCACCAATGTCGACCGCACCAACTACTATGAGATCTTCCAGGCCGGCGACGACAACCTGAAGTGGGCGATCAACATGGAAGCGGACCGCATGCTGCATTCCTTCATCGCTCGCAAGGACCTGGACAGTGAAATGACCGTGGTCCGCAACGAGTACGAACAGGGCGAAAACTCGCCGTTCGGCGTGCTGATCAAGCGCCTGCAAGGGGTCGCCTATGACTGGCACAACTACGGCAAGCCGACCATCGGTAACCGCAGCGATATCGAAAACGTCAAGATAGAAAACCTGCAGGCTTTCTACCGCACCTACTACCAGCCCGACAATGCGGTGCTGCTGATCGCCGGCAAATTCGACCCGGCCACTACCCTGGCATGGGTCAACCAGGCTTTCGGCAAGCTGCCTAAGCCGACCCGCAAGATGCGCGATTTCTGGACCGTGGAACCGACCCAGGACGGCGAGCGCAGCGTCACCATCCGGCGCCAGGGCGACGTGCAGATTGTCGCGGTCGCCTACAAGATCCCGAGCGAACTGCATGCCGACACCGACGCTTTATCGTATGCCGGCACGATCCTGGCGGACACGCCGAACGGCCGCCTGCACAAGTCGCTGGTGGAAACCGGCAAGGCCACCGCGGTGTTCAACTATGAAATGACCGGCTATGCACCGGGCCTGGAAATCATCGCCGCCGTGGTCAAGAAAGGCGAGCCGATCGAACCGGTGCGGCAAGCCCTGATCGACGGCGTCGAGCAGTTCGCCAAGACCCCGCCTACCGCGGAAGAAATGGAACGCGTACGGCTGGCCAACGCCAACGCCTTTGAAAAGCTGTTGAACGACCACCAGCGTGTCGGCGTCGCCATGTCCAGCACGATTGCGTTGGGCGACTGGCGCCTGCTGTTCCTCGGCCGCGACCGCTCCAACAAGGTCACTTCGGCGCAGGTAGCGGCAGCTGCGGAGCACTACTTCCGGCGCGATAACCGCACGGTCGGCCTGTTCCTGCCGGAAGACCAGCCGCTGCGCGCCGACGTCCCGGCCGCCCCCAGCGTGGCCGAGGTCCTGAAAGAATACAAGCCAGCGCAAGCTATCGCCGACGGTGAAGTATTCGATCCCTCGCAAGCGAATATCGATGCCCGTACCCAACGTTCGCAGATAGGCGGATTGAAAGTCGCGCTGCTGCCGAAGAAGACACGCGGTGAAACCGTCTCGGTCAATCTCGATTTGAAATGGGGCGACGAGAAGAGCCTGTTCGGCAAGAAGACGGCGTCCGAGCTGGCCGACGCGATGCTGATGCGCGGCACTACCACGCTGACGCGCGAACAGCTGGCCGACGAGTTTTCCAAACTCAAGATCAGCGGCGGCCTGACGCAGTTCCAGACTACCCGCGCCAACCTGCCGGCGGCCTTGAAACTGGTCGCCAGCGTACTCAAGCAGCCGCGTTTCGATGCGACTGAATTCGAACGCCTGCGCAAGGAAGCCCTGGTCGGACTGGAAGCTGCGCGCAACGAGCCGAACACGCTGGCAGCGGAAGCCATCGCAGAGCATTTCAACCTGTATCCGCAAGGCCATTGGCTGGCAGCGCAATCGACTGCCCAGCAGATCGCCAGCATCCAGGCGGCTAAGCTGGCCGACGTCACGGCTTTCCATCATGACTTCTACGGCGCCTCGCAAGGCGAGCTGGCGATCGTCGGCGATTTCGACGTCGCCGCGGTAACTAAAGTGGTGCAGGACGAGTTCGGCGGCTGGAAAAGCGCCGCGCCCTACCAGCGCCTGATCCGCCATAACTTCGATGTGGCGCCGATGCAGAAAGTGCTCAACTCGCCGGACAAGGAAAACGGCTTCTACGTGGCGCGCCAGAACCTCGACATGCGCGACGACGACGCCGATTATCCGGCCATGATGGTAGCCAACTACCTGTTCGGCGGCGGCAGTCTGAAATCGCGCCTGATGGACCGCGTGCGGCAGAAGGAAGGCCTGTCCTACGGCATCGGTTCCTCGGTAGACATCAGCGCCATCAGCCGCGCCGCCCGCTTCTCGGTACAAGCCATCGCTGCTCCGCAAAACCTGGAGAAAGTCGACCTGGCAGTCAAGGAAGAGCTGGCGCGCGTACTGAAAGAAGGCTTCAGCGCCGACGAACTGGCACGTGCCAAATCCGGCATCCTGCAGGAAAACCAGCGCGCCCGTTCCCAAGACAGCGCCCTCAGCGCCGGCTGGACCAGATACCTGGACCTGGACCGCACTTTCGTCTGGAGCAAACAGATCGAAGACAAGATCAGCGCCCTGACGATAGAGCAGGTCAACGACGCCTTCCGCAAGCACATAGACCCAAGCAAGCTGAGCGTGGTAATGGCGCGCGACGAAGTAAAAGCAAAGGCAACCACCGCCCTAGCAGCAAAACCGTAA